The following proteins are encoded in a genomic region of Cryptomeria japonica chromosome 11, Sugi_1.0, whole genome shotgun sequence:
- the LOC131041318 gene encoding glutathione S-transferase F10-like: MVVKLLGPAYASCSRRVLACLIEKDIEFEIVHVDILKGEQKKPEFLALQPFGKVPVVQDASLTLFESRAIIRYYAEKYAGQGTCLLGKTLEERALIEQWLEVEGQNFGPHAYALVYQLILAPRINVPQDKALIESSAQKLGEVLDVYEERLSKSKYLAGDFYSLADLSHLPFTEYIANATDKGYLIRNRKHVNGWWEDISSRPAWKKVLAM, translated from the exons atgGTTGTCAAGCTGCTTGGGCCTGCCTATGCTTCCTGCAGCAGAAGGGTGCTTGCATGCCTGATAGAGAAAGATATTGAGTTTGAAATTGTGCATGTTGACATATTAAAAGGGGAGCAGAAAAAACCAGAGTTCCTGGCCTTACAA CCATTTGGAAAAGTTCCGGTAGTCCAGGATGCAAGTCTCACGTTGTTTG AGTCAAGGGCTATCATAAGGtactatgcagagaaatatgcagGTCAGGGGACTTGTCTGCTGGGCAAGACTTTGGAGGAGAGAGCATTGATTGAACAATGGCTTGAAGTTGAAGGACAGAACTTTGGTCCTCATGCCTATGCGTTAGTTTATCAGCTGATCTTAGCCCCAAGGATTAATGTGCCTCAGGACAAGGCCTTGATTGAGAGCAGTGCCCAAAAGTTGGGAGAAGTGTTGGATGTGTATGAAGAGAGGCTTTCAAAGAGCAAGTACTTGGCAGGAGACTTTTACAGCCTTGCTGACCTGTCTCATCTTCCATTTACTGAGTATATAGCGAATGCTACTGATAAGGGATATCTAATTAGGAACAGGAAACATGTGAATGGATGGTGGGAGGATATTTCGTCCAGACCTGCATGGAAGAAGGTTTTGGCTATGTGA